Genomic DNA from Penaeus chinensis breed Huanghai No. 1 chromosome 21, ASM1920278v2, whole genome shotgun sequence:
atatatatgaacatgtcaAATTTCTCTCTAGTTTGTTAACGCCCAATAATCTCTGCACGCCAGGGCCTGGGCGGACGGGTCCTAGGAGATGGCTACATGCTGATGGGCGGTTTGATTCTGCCGTGGTTCATGGCCACAATAACGAGGGTGTTCTTGGTGGGGCAAGAGTGGCGCCTTCCGACTAAGTCTCTGCTGAGGGAAGGAAGCAACGGGACTTTCACGATGAGAGCAAGTtagctttttgtgtttgtttgcttttggatGAGAAATAAACTGACCTCTCGTGTCATTATCTTAGAACGAAACATTGCAGTCACTACTGGGCTCAAGATACCAGGGCAAAGGTTAACGCCAAAGATCAAACTGTTAAAAAAAACTATCCatgactctcattctctttagTTTATGTGAGCTCCCACTTTCATTTCTTAGGACCAACAGCAGTTTTTATGCATGAGAAAGCTAACACTACTAATTTGCAGACATGATATTCTGCGAGACGATCGTCAACAACGACTGGTTAAATCACGTGATGGCTGAGTGGCTGTTGACGTTGGTGATGACTGGATTGGTTGCATTCTGGTTCCCGACTGTCAGACGACGTTCACAAGATCATTCAAAGCTCATTCAAAGTAGGCGAATCCCGCAAAACGATTCTGATGTATCTTGTGTTACACTCTAATAAAAAATAGAACTCCTGCGTTTGGAAACAATATTGATCTCCATATGTAAGTATttgcatctatgtatgcatctgcAAACGCTAAGACCAAAGAATGaatgtaatgtttatatacacctGTCTTTCCAGGGCCCATTGGACTTTTTGCTTCTGGTGAGTATTACATGGAGTCAGTGTCCGTCATCGCTATAATGTGGTTCCTCACCATCAGACCTCTCCTGGCGACCAGTATATTCCTTTCTTCAAACGAAGTAGGTCTTTTTTTGGGTAATTCATAGTAAGATAAAATACATCTTGAACAGTCAAAGGATTTTCTTTGCAATAACGTTATACTTTAATCAATTTCAGTATAACGATGTGATCATTATGCTCTATAGTATCAAAACAATCTTTGCTCCCACCCATCATTACCACAACCACCACGATCATCATCACACCGTTTTACAAAAGCTCGTTGTTTACCCCACGACTCACAGAGCTGGTCCTCCTACCTTGACATCCCTTCCCACGTCCTCATCATGATGTCTGCGTCTCTCGTGCCCTTTGAGGTCGAGGACCGATGGGCGATGGCTGTGGAGGAGGAATCTCCtgcagaagaagaagggaaagcggGCAGAGTGACATCTCTGCATGGCGAGGAGGGAGCAAAGGCCTGGGAGGAGAAACAAGGGAGTGCTATAGTGAACTCAGATGAACATTTTTGAAAAGTGAAAAACTGTTACGTGCCTCATGGGGTGACAAAATATGTGGCATGAATACGCTTTCTTCAAATATGCTTTTtgataagtatgcatatatataaatatatatatatatacatctaaatatacatatgtctcacacacacacacacacacacacacacacacacacacacacacacacacacacacacacacacacacacacacacacacacacacacacacacatatatatacacatatatatgtatatatatgtatatgtatattaatatgtatatttatgtacatattatatatatgtgtgtgtgagtgtgtgtgtactatatatatatatatatatatagatatatatatgtatattcatatatatatatgaatatatatgaatatgtatatatatatatatatatatatatatatatatatatatatatatatatatgtgtgtgtgtgtgtgtgtgtgtgtgtgtgtgtgtgtgtgtgtgtgtgtgtgtgcgtgtgtgcgtgtgtgtgtgtgtgtatgtgtgtgtgtgtgtgtgtgtgtgtgtgtgtgtattatatagatTAGTGTATACTGATAGATTTGTGTATTTCTGATTTTTAGAATAttaaaaatacctatatataataaaaacaaaatgtaatatttgttttcttttcagttcAGTGGATATTTACTCTAATGTTTACAcccgcgcgcgcgtacacataaacacacactcacatacacacacacacacacacacacacacatatacacacacatacacacacacacataaacacacactcacatacacacacacacacacacacacacacacacatacacatacgcacacacacacacacatacacatacgcacacacacacacacacacacacatatacatacacacacacgcacacacacacacacacacacacagacacacacacacacacacacacacacacacacacacacgcacacacacacacatacacacacacatacgcacacagacatatacacacacacacatacacacacacacatacacacacatacatacacagacacacacatacacacacacacatacacacacacacacacgcacacacacaaacacacacatacgcacacacatacacacacacacatacacacacacacatacatacacacacacaaacacacacatacgcacacaaatacacacacacacatacacacacacacatacatacacacacacacacacacacacaaacacacacacacacacactcacacacacacacacacacacacacatacacacacacacacacacacacacacatacacctacgcacacacacacacatacacatacgcacatacacgcatacacacacacacacacacacatacatacacacacacgcacacacacacacacacacacacacacacacacacacgcacacacacacacacacacacacacacacacgcacacacacacacacacacatacgcacacacacatactcacacacacatacacacacacacatacacacacccacacttacatacacacacacgcacacacacacacacacacacacacacacacacaaacacacacacatacgcacacacacacacacacacacacaaacacacacatacactcacacacacacacacacacacacacacacacatacacacacacacacacacatacgcacacacacatacacacacacacatacacacacacacacacacacacacacacacacacatacacacacacacacacacacatacgcacacacacatacacacacacacacacacatacacacacacatacacacacacacacacacacaaacacacacatacactcacacacacacacacacacacacacacatacacacacacacacacacacacatacacacaaacacatacacacacagacacacacacacacacacacacacacacacacacatttcttactGTATGCATGAATTAGCATCTTAAAATCATGTATGAGAAGaaaatgtttaataatgataaccattcaAATTATAAACATAGAAcggatagggagagcgagagagggagagggagagcgacagagggagagggagagggagacggtagggaaagagagagagaaagagggagaggaaatggaaagagagagcgagagatggagacagaggggaaagggagagagaaagagggagagggaacggagagggagagcgagagagggagacagaggggaaagggagagagaaagagggaaagggaagggaaagggagagcgagagagagagacggaaaggaaagggagagtgagagagagagagacagaagggaaagggagagtgagagaaggaaagagaaggggaagggagagcgaaagagggagacggaaagggaaagggagagcgagagagggagatggaaaagaaagggagagcgagagatagagacggaagggaaagggagagcgagagacggagatggaagggaaagggagagcgagagagagagtgggagagggaaagggagggggaaagggagagcgagagagggaaagggagagcgagagagggggaggtagagggaaagggaaagagagagagagagacagaagggaaagggagaacgcgagagggagagggagagggaaagggagagcgaaagagggagacggataaggaaaggaagagcgagagagggagacggagagggaagggaaagcgagcgagagagacggagagggaaagggagaatgagaaaaggagagggagagggaaagggagagcgagagagggagacggaggggaaaaggaaagcggGAAAGAGACGGATggcaaagggagaatgagagagggagacagaagggaaagggagaacgagagagagagagggagagtgaagggagagcgagagagggacagggagagggaagggagagcgagagagagagaggtagagggaagggagagcgagagagggagagggagagggaagggagagcgagagagggggaagtttCAGTCCCGTAGAATTTTATTCTTGATCGAAATAGATGtattttcacatatacacacacaaacacacacacacacacacacacacacacacacacaaacgcccactcGCGTTCATAGCTAATAaagataggggtggggggtgggggagctgcGCGAGTACTCCTTTCAAACCTCTCTTGTTTGAAACTTACCTAGCtgtatttatgctggacgtgTCATTTCATTTACATTGTTTTACTGTGAAACATGTGTGCTCTTTTGACTTTTTACTGACTTTGAATTTTACTATTCCTCAGGTTTTGATTTGACgacttctctgtctgtttttacgATCTCATTCATTTCGTTTTCTTAAGCCCTTCAGGCGTACTTTTAGtcattcttaagcccttctggcacttGTCTTTTTACGTATTGACTTCatttttactttggtgccttctgcgttcttttttaaatttatcttAGGATGTATTCTTCGTACTGGTCActctcctggtaggcctgcatctccggggatagttGTGTTGGTCCCCTCACCCTCTTGTCAAACGGGGCCCCTCATTTCCCTTGGCCTCTAAGCCTGAAGTCATCCGATATAGATGGGGATttagatatatcgatatgtatagataatgaggtagatttagatttatagatatagatgtagaatcagatatattgatatgtagattcatatatatatacatatatgtatatatatatatatatatatatatatatatatatacatacatatataaaaaaatattaaaaagttcAACGTTGACTCAAACAGATTACACCTAAGTTGCATGAAATTTTTCACTTGATACATTACCTACGCGGATATCCAAAATTTGACGTTCCAGATCAGAGTCAATAAATTCATCCCAGCGGATGGGAGCCAAACTGGCCGGCCAAAACAGAGATAGGTTTTATTAACTATTAATAGTAATGCCCTACGGCAAACAAGACCCAAAATACATTGATTCCTTTGTTGTCGATTCAGAAGATTATGTCACGGACAGATTCATGTCAGATTCATATTTACGCCGGACAGAGAAGACAGCATGCTTCTTGAAGTACTGGCCAAGCAGGTAGAAACAAGGCCAATTCAAATTCTCCAATGGCCTGACCTCTGTGACGTGCAACGGACTGATATAGGGGAGGAAGTGTCCGATCAATGGCACAATGACCAAAGTACTCCTCTTTTTGCCCGGATGCTTCTTGCACTGCCAAAACCAACCAGCTTTATTGTTAACGGAGATCATTTTCTTCATCTACGTGTCGATTTCTGTGGACCCGGTTTCCGAGTATGTTTGGATTTTCGTAACTAGATGCGATAAAGCAAACAATATTGAATCAACATTACAGAAAGGACAACTACAAGAGAAAATCTAACATACGACTTTCTTCGTTGAAAAGCGTAGAAGAGCACAGAGTGCACTCAAGACCCCCACAGCACATGCAGTagcaactattatatattatattttcatttccattatttaaTAACTATACGGTGAAATGCGATACCTAGATACCAAGTAACTGATTAATAATCCTTAACGACCGGACATTAATTTTAGCTAGAATAAActttttacacagacacacacaagtctATCTTTGTTGACGAATTGAATTAGTCTCGTATCATtacatctatccggatatttgcgaggattttgaacaattctaagtgccgGACCTTAGCAAAGGCTTTTTGATAGTCagtgaaaaccaggtagatgttttgttAGACGGTTCTCtcagcaagcattctcatgacaaatatgtatctatctatcaatctacgtaTTCGTATACGCActcatgtgcacacacgcatgcacgtgtGTTGGGGCACACGggcacacgtgcacgcacgcgcGGATttacaaatattgggttagtcttacataGATACGACAGTGGTGCCAACTGCatcttttatacaaatatatatatatatatatacatatatatatgtatatatatgtatatatatatatatacgtatatatatatataaaacgtatatatatatatatacatatatatacacatatatattgacacacacacacacacacacacacacacacacacacatatatatatatatattgagaggttagatggcagtgtcacccttgcctgactggatgcccttcctaatcaaccgcggttcggcgcgttaacacgtccacgtcggtgacttcccctatgacacctgcgtttgaattataagtcgatatgtcgttttctcaggatcgagctagcagtcagactgctgcgacggggaatatatatatatatatatacacacacacacacacacacacatggatgtgtgtgtgtttatttgtgtgtttttgtttaagtgcgtgtgtttgtgtgtatgtgtgtgtgtgtatgggtgtgtgtgtgtgtgtgtgtgtgtgtgtgtgtgtgtgtatgggtgtgtgtgtgtgtatgggtgtgcgtgtgtgtgtgtgtgtgttttgtgtgtgtgtattagtgttttgtgtgtgtgtatgtgcgtgtgtgtctttgtgtgtgtgtatttgtgtgtgtgtgtgtgtgtgtgtgtgtgtgtgtgtgtgtgtgtgtttgtgtgtgcgtgtgtgcgtgtgtatgtgtgtgtgtgtatgtgtgtgtgtgtttgtctgtgtgtgcgtgtgtgtgtttgtgttttgtgtgtttgtctgtgcgtgtgtgtgtttgtgtgtgtgtgtgtgtgtgtgtgtgtgtgtgtgtgtgtgtgtgtgtgtttgcctgtgtgtgtgtgtgtatgtgtttgtattttgtgtgagtatttgtgttttgtgtgtgtgtatgtgcgtgtgtgtgtttttgtgcgtgtgtgtaagtgtgtgtgtctgtatttatgtgcgtgtatgtgtttgagtgtgtgtttgtctgtgtgtgtgtttttgttttgtgtgtatgattcctggaggcactgctgtgggatctcacggagtcccactgagggaggggaaggcgaaggacGGAGAATCCCTACTGGCAAAGACAAGGATCCGGGATTCAGTGACTtggcgtaacacacacacacacacacacacacacacacacacacacacacacatatatatatatatatatatatatatatatatatatatatatatatttatatgtacaaacaaacacatacatctatgtgtgttttgtttgtgtaagtgtgtttgtttgtgtgtgtgcgtgtgtgtgtttgtgtgtatgtgtgtgtgtgtatttatgagtgtgtttttatgagtatgtgtttatgtgtgtgtgtgcatgtgtatgcgtgtttaagtatgtgtgtgtttatgtgtttatgtttacgtgtgtttgtgttgtgtgtgtgcgtgtgtttgtttatgtgtgtccttgtatgagtgtatgtttgtatgtatatgtatgtgtgtgttagacacacagagatagatagatagatagacagatagatagatagatagatagatagatagatagatagatagagggagagagagagtgagagagagagatagcgagctaGAGAGACTGATAggtgcatgtacatacacgcaacacacaaacacacacgaacagatcTAATGCGCTATTTAGTTACAACTCTGCGGATAATTTCACCACGTTTCACTACAATAGTTGTATGCATAGGACTATGCATCAAATGTGTCAACGCTTGGCAACGCCTGTGCAATTTATCCCGgtcggggatgggagggggggggggggtcaaaagaaGAGAATTATTTCGCTTTGTTTTGGGAAACGGGCGTCGATTAATGGCGCTCGGT
This window encodes:
- the LOC125036546 gene encoding uncharacterized protein LOC125036546, with protein sequence MWNILASLFGLSQRTCAPKEKKGQRWRRVFPQVVVVNGAATLLAFFSNCGPCIFTACEVKGYALWGTAETLSTWFVRWYFISLGLLIIFTILSCWCKICVLLEDQGRCNSARAQLLLNTLVVCFNYAVGWLPYVLLVGISGSLDGGSFVEGFESGLTDFHCHLHDASVRGALVVLVASSAIYLRHAYFGLGGRVLGDGYMLMGGLILPWFMATITRVFLVGQEWRLPTKSLLREGSNGTFTMRANMIFCETIVNNDWLNHVMAEWLLTLVMTGLVAFWFPTVRRRSQDHSKLIQRPIGLFASGEYYMESVSVIAIMWFLTIRPLLATSIFLSSNESWSSYLDIPSHVLIMMSASLVPFEVEDRWAMAVEEESPAEEEGKAGRVTSLHGEEGAKAWEEKQGSAIVNSDEHF